The nucleotide window TTCGCTAGGATAGTTGGCGAGTGAGGGTCCGAGGGAACGCAGGAAACATTGAGAATACGTCCTGTTCGTTGGTATGCTTCCTTGAAAGTCATACTACCACGCGTCATCCAGGCACATCTCTTTGCCCAGTCGACACTATCGAATCTGGCTCCGGTCTTCCACCACCTCTTTGACCATGTGAGAATGCCTTCGTGGCAAGCTGTGATGCGATGAGCTAGAGCGGGTACGAGGAGCTTCTTAAGCTCATCGTCGGTCCTTGTACATAGGAGCGCAGCAACAAGGGCACCGCCTGATGTGCCGGTAATGACTTCTGGTAAGAGATCAGCATCCATGAGGGCCTTGGCGACACCAAAATGGTAGTATGCAAATGTGGCTCCTCCAGAAAGACAGAGGGCTGTTCGCCCAAAGTTGCTACCCATGTGTTTGAATAGCGCGCGCTTGTTTTCCGCATCGAGTTGCGTCGTTGTCAGGAGGAATTTGAGGGAGGCCTCAGCTTCGTCGACGAATTGTTGGACAAGATCCTTTGTTCCGTAGTATGTCTCACTGTACAATCGTGGATTCTCAAACCCGACCCAGTTGTTCTTCATGCACGCCTCCAACAGCGCACGGAGATCCTCAATGGCTGTGTGCTGTCCGGCGCTGGTCTTTTGTTCCGAGGCGTTGTTTTCTTCCGCCTCGGCCTTTTGTCTTAGTTTGCCCATCTGTTGATACACTTTTGCGACGGTTTTGCTGTCATAGTAGGCATACTCGGGCTTTGTCTTCCACGAATCATTGCCCAAATATGTGTCCAGCTCCTTTGCGCCTTTTATCCATTCTTCGTATGAAGTCGCATCTTGTAGTCGTTGACGTAGTCGCTCGCGGGTACCTCGCCATGTAATCCAGTGCTCATAGAGGTAAATATACAGTCGCGTGAAGACGTAGGCTATGCTTAAGAAGAGTAGCCATCCAAGTACGACTAGCAGCAGAGGCCACTTGACAAGCACATATGAAAAGCCTTCGCGCGTCTCGTCCTTGCCCCGCCGTGGCGGCGCCTTGCTCTTCTTGCGCCGCTTGACTCGCTGGTGGACGGGTCGCCAATCATTTTGCGCCGTGATGAAAGTTCGCTCGGGTGGCGGAGAGGTGAGGTCTTCGGCCGATGGCGATGCATTCTCGGGCGCAGCTAAAGCCCGCGCGAATTCGACAAAATGGTCTTCCTCAACGAAGTCGTTGGCATAGTCAGGGAGTAGGGTGAAGTCGAAGCCCGCGGCGGAATACGGCTCGGGGCCATCCGTCTTTTTGTCTACATCAGCCATGAGGTATAATAATATTGGGTGCGGGTTGCATTGTCGACAAGATGAGATGCGAGGGCTCAGGTGAGGTCAAATGGGCGCGCTGAGCGTGACATGACATGTGAGGAACACTCGAAGCCTGGACTCCATCGCGTACGTCACAGCCAGGGCCGGCCTCGGAACCCTTCCGCCGATTGTGCAACAATCACACACTTGTGCGCTCAGCCACTACACCTTGCAATAGCGCGTCCCAAGGTATTATTCTTATTACAGTACCTATATATGTAATGCGCTGACTTTTATACTTCAGCTTCCTAAGACACGGGGTATGCGGCCTCGATACAGCCACCTCCAAAGCATCCTTCGTCCGCGACAGTTTCATCCACTGCAATGGAGGCCCCGGCGTTGCTTGATGACGCTTGCTATCGAGACTTCTTGCGATGATACCTCTGTAGCCGTAGTCAAGAAAGGGTGCAAGAATGACCGCACGACTGCACAAATACTCTTCCACAAAAAAGTGACATCAAACAACTCTGAATACCAGGGTGTACATCCAATAGTGTCGCTCCAGTCTCATCAGGAGAGCCTTGCAACACTTGTCGGTGAAGCAATCCGTTGCCTGCCAATGCAGGATGGAGAGCTTCCCTCCGAGGACGACAGAACTGGGCCGATTCCAGTAGACATCACCACGAGGACACTACCCGACTTTGTTTCCGTCACTCGTGGGCCGGGCATGCGCAGTAATCTGTTCACTGGTCTTGACACCGCCAAGGGACTCGCTGTAGCATGGCAGGTACTACATTCCAGAGACTGATTGAACCCGAGCTGACATGTCTTGCCAGAAACCACTGGTCGGAGTTCATCACATGCAAGCACATGCACTCACCTCACGGCTCGTGAGCGCCCTTGATGCTTACAAAGAGCTGAATGAGCCCGAAGCTGAATGCTTGCCAAACGGAACAATTGGTCGGAACCCCACCCAGGCCCATGTTTCTCCCGACTTTCCCTTTTTGTCTGTTCTTGCTTCTGGCGGTCATACCTTGCTCATACACTCAGCCTCTTTGACAGATCATCGTGTACTGGGGAGTACAAATGATATCGCCATTGGAGAATGTCTGGACAAGATTGCACGTGTTGTACTACCTCCAGAAGTACTACAGGCAACGAAGAGCACTATGTACGGAGCACTTCTCGAAGATTTTGCATTCCCAGTTTCGTTACGAGAAGAGCCTGCATCTCATGATACACCTACTCTGTCCTCGGATCTCCCCGTTTGTTCAGCTGATAAGTACAAGAACACTTTCCAACATCAGTACAGCTGGTACGAAGTCCCATTAAATAATGAGGATTCAATGATCAGAAATGTAACCGCATGGGGCTGGGCACTTAACCGACCTTTAACCAAATCGGGTGGGGGGATCAAGATCAACAGCCTGGAGATGAGCTTTTCTGGCATCACTACTATGATCGAACGCATCGTTCGGTACGGTATGGACCCGATAACGCGAAAGCTGAACAAGAAGGAGCGAGCAGCTACCGAAGTAAGCTTAGAAGAACGGAGAGATCTGGCGCGTGAAACAATGCGTGCCGCTTTCGAACATGTTGCTTCCCGTGTCGTTCTGGGCCTGCAATCTCAACAGGAACTTCTGGAGGCTAATCCCGCAGTTGTCATGGCTGGCGGTGTCGCCGCGAACTCCTTCTTTCGTCACATGTAAGGTCTTCTCATAACAACCTGACTGCATTCAGGCTCAAGTATCTACTAGCTTGAGATTATTGTGAGGCTGACCTATTTTTAGACTTGCGAGTAATCTTTGCACGCATGGGTGCTCTCATGTTGAACTC belongs to Pyrenophora tritici-repentis strain M4 chromosome 10, whole genome shotgun sequence and includes:
- a CDS encoding RssA, esterase alpha-beta hydrolase superfamily is translated as MADVDKKTDGPEPYSAAGFDFTLLPDYANDFVEEDHFVEFARALAAPENASPSAEDLTSPPPERTFITAQNDWRPVHQRVKRRKKSKAPPRRGKDETREGFSYVLVKWPLLLVVLGWLLFLSIAYVFTRLYIYLYEHWITWRGTRERLRQRLQDATSYEEWIKGAKELDTYLGNDSWKTKPEYAYYDSKTVAKVYQQMGKLRQKAEAEENNASEQKTSAGQHTAIEDLRALLEACMKNNWVGFENPRLYSETYYGTKDLVQQFVDEAEASLKFLLTTTQLDAENKRALFKHMGSNFGRTALCLSGGATFAYYHFGVAKALMDADLLPEVITGTSGGALVAALLCTRTDDELKKLLVPALAHRITACHEGILTWSKRWWKTGARFDSVDWAKRCAWMTRGSMTFKEAYQRTGRILNVSCVPSDPHSPTILANYITAPDCVIWSAVLASAAVPGILNPVVLMKKNWDGTLSPYSFGHKWKDGSLRTDIPLKALNLHFNVRFSIVSQVNPHINIFFFSSRGSVGRPVTHRRGRGWRGGFLGSATEQYLKLDLYKWLKVLRHLELLPRPLGQDWSELWLQRFSGTITIWPKSIPSDFLFILSDPTPQRLARMLNVGQQSAFPKLKFIANRAKLENVIMEGRRKYKPRGTRDDEMVNVLSEEDLRSLLKRTKSDGPESGVPYPMSASESSSTAGPSRPSSPVNLPLGFGFSSRNKKAAPTDIVAQSEKQLDVPDSPSLSKRLSGWWSAMSPPTTADATAFGSRSRVSPFSHDRPNSMFESSGDRSGFATERKPSRVFDDSDSAAEDTRGTSRRKQQHEDGMLGDADAGDFGDDEEEKDEVQNVGVGLGLEGPAL
- a CDS encoding glycoprotease pgp1, mitochondrial precursor, whose amino-acid sequence is MQAHALTSRLVSALDAYKELNEPEAECLPNGTIGRNPTQAHVSPDFPFLSVLASGGHTLLIHSASLTDHRVLGSTNDIAIGECLDKIARVVLPPEVLQATKSTMYGALLEDFAFPVSLREEPASHDTPTLSSDLPVCSADKYKNTFQHQYSWYEVPLNNEDSMIRNVTAWGWALNRPLTKSGGGIKINSLEMSFSGITTMIERIVRYGMDPITRKLNKKERAATEVSLEERRDLARETMRAAFEHVASRVVLGLQSQQELLEANPAVVMAGGVAANSFFRHILASNLCTHGCSHVELYFPPPKFCTDNAAMIAWTGLEMFEAGYIDPLSIRAIRKWPLDDLLHPPSDG